Proteins from a genomic interval of Antedon mediterranea chromosome 5, ecAntMedi1.1, whole genome shotgun sequence:
- the LOC140049337 gene encoding uncharacterized protein, with protein MKDAHAATGRIGITLIGFTVCSTATKKDDLSRLNIMLYGLGIYNQIINGTVSKLSRERNQKKKEEETETLMIQTKYIVDDKDTTDTSGGENTGSTTSKRSGCPTLFTYCSEWPATDIDVKL; from the exons ATGAAGG ATGCCCACGCTGCCACAGGTCGTATTGGTATTACACTTATTGGATTCACCGTTTGTTCAACTGCAACTAAGAAAGATGATCTTTCACGTTTAAATATCATGCTATATGGACTAGGAATATACAACCAAATCATCAATGGGACAGTCAGTAAGTTATCAAGAGAGagaaaccaaaaaaaaaaagaagaagaaactgAAACACTAATGATACAAACCAAATACATTGT AGATGACAAAGATACGACCGATACGTCAGGTGGTGAAAACACCGGAAGCACCACGAGCAAACGCAGTGGATGTCCGACATTGTTCACCTATTGTTCCGAATGGCCGGCTACAGATATTGATGTTAAACTGTAG
- the LOC140049516 gene encoding uncharacterized protein: protein MAFDFEPSPNPKHRFQIFVNDLKGKSTTFDVYAETKVLDLKRMINERLQVPIKSQRLTYQDKQLEDHNTMEWHGIRKDATITLLLRLRGG from the exons ATGGCGTTTGATTTTGAACCAAGCCCTAATCCAAAACACAG atttcagATTTTTGTGAATGATCTGAAAGGAAAGAGTACAACATTTGACGTATATGCTGAGACAAAAGTACTAGACCTTAAACGGATGATAAATGAACGACTTCAGGTTCCAATCAAATCTCAACGCTTAACGTATCAGGATAAACAGTTAGAAGACCATAACACAATGGAATGGCATGGTATTCGAAAGGATGCAACAATCACCTTGCTTCTACGACTGCGAGGAGGATAA
- the LOC140048968 gene encoding uncharacterized protein: protein MHLLMRQFLQKIAQIDKSVTSEYEIGEQEFIGYFLRKLKKIGQLSEKRYKKAMKRKNEDAANFQELLKLLPKQKRGVDTDEWRVISSTVELFYSTKERLKFFKAQRKLEYESHNFLQFVEMSAYEGLQMSRINYRYEEILPLLEAAEQELLKTKKPEETSNQMSLTTKFFREKVEKYFAAKHVNSLTDAEKEKLNLLYQLWGNVCTTCLKDIDKAVERIKIAYDLLKELKLKNTNTARFYSTMADLILNKSRLQQGNALVEKSKIKEALGFYQKAYELRRDLTQSEHHPDIPVYLANIGSCHYQLEEGENAIEYYRRSLRVEDEMVIDNEKGYLKTLRNLALALRDVDKYEDAIDFGERCASRRMELLGIHTDTARTYYLLGLFYYERDHRGDMRSAEENFNEALKIEEQLWKQGKPHSVDWENLKKRIQMVLARTEQKMKYPAYKRRFDNAERKSTQEPKETVILSDDDPEVDSSDDFVDEVKVEQMEESNLKSKCHDSNSSDSDEGDTRSVVSKYNCISSLALFKGQGDKFNKPKTARKENLHS from the exons ATGCATCTGCTAATGCGACAATTCCTTCAGAAGATTGCCCAAATAGACAAATCTGTCACGAGTGAATACGAAATTGGAGAGCAAGAGTTTATTGGTTACTTTCTCCGGAAACTTAAGAAAATTGGACAACTGAGTGAGAAACGATACAAGAAAGCAATGAAACGAAAGAACGAAGATGCTGCTAATTTTCAAGAGCTTCTTAAACTTCTGCCAAAACAAAAGAGAGGTGTTGATACTGATGAATGGCGAGTAATATCGTCTACTGTGGAGTTGTTTTATTCAACCAAAGAAAGATTGAAGTTTTTCAAAGCTCAACGTAAACTTGAGTACGAAAGTCATAATTTTCTACAGTTTGTTGAAATGTCAGCTTATGAAGGATTGCAGATGTCCAGAATTAACTATCGATATGAAGAAATTCTACCATTGCTAGAAGCAGCTGAGCAAGAACTTCTGAAAACCAAGAAGCCAGAAGAAACCTCTAATCAAATGTCACTTACAACAAAGTTTTTCAGAGAGAAAGTCGAAAAATATTTTGCAGCAAAGCATGTCAATTCTCTCACTGATgctgaaaaagaaaaattgaatttgCTTTACCAACTCTGGGGCAATGTTTGTACCACATGTTTGAAAGATATTGACAAAGCTGTCGAGAGAATCAAGATTGCATATGATCTCTTGAAAGAACTGAAGCTGAAGAATACCAATACAGCTCGTTTCTACAGCACTATGGCAGATCTAATATTGAACAAATCTCGGCTTCAGCAAGGTAATGCTTTGGTTGAAAAGAGCAAAATAAAAGAAGCGCTAGGATTTTACCAGAAGGCATACGAATTAAGAAGGGATCTCACCCAATCAGAACATCACCCGGATATTCCAGTTTACCTTGCAAATATTGGTTCATGTCATTATCAGCTGGAAGAAGGAGAAAACGCTATTGAATATTACAGAAGGTCTTTGCGTGTGGAGGATGAAATGGTTATTGATAATGAGAAAGGTTATCTGAAGACTTTGCGAAATCTAGCACTCGCATTGAGAGATGTGGACAA ATATGAAGATGCTATTGACTTTGGAGAAAGGTGTGCGAGTAGGCGTATGGAGTTGCTAGGCATTCATACAGACACAGCACGTACATACTACCTACTAGGTCTGTTCTACTATGAACGCGACCACAGAGGTGATATGCGGAGTGCAGAGGAGAATTTCAATGAGGCACTCAAGATTGAAGAGCAGCTGTGGAAACAGGGCAAGCCTCATTCAGTGGATTGggaaaatttaaagaaaagaaTACAAATGGTTCTTGCAAGAACTGAACAAAAGATGAAGTATCCAGCATATAAACGACGTTTTGAT AATGCAGAGCGAAAATCAACACAGGAACCAAAAGAAACAGTTATTCTGTCAGATGATGACCCTGAAGTAGACTCTTCAG ATGATTTTGTAGATGAAGTAAAAGTGGAACAAATGGAAGAATCGAACCTAAAGAGCAAATGTCACGACAGTAATTCATCAGATTCCGATGAGGGCGACACAAGGTCTGTTGTATCCAAGTACAACTGTATTTCAAGCTTGGCTTTGTTTAAAGGACAAG GAGACAAATTCAATAAACCAAAAACAGCAAGAAAAGAAAATCTACATTCATAA
- the LOC140049226 gene encoding uncharacterized protein — translation MADEFEPSPNPKNSFQIFVKELQGISTPFDVYSETTVLELKYKINSDLNIPIKQQRLTYESKPLINENTMEFYGIRKHSTVHLLLRLRGG, via the exons ATGGCGGATGAGTTTGAACCAAGCCCAAATCCAAAAAACAG ctTTCAGATATTTGTGAAAGAACTTCAAGGAATAAGTACACCCTTTGATGTATATTCGGAGACAACTGTATTAGAACTTAAATATAAGATAAACAGTGATCTTAATATTCCCATAAAACAGCAACGATTAACATATGAGAGTAAACCGTTGATCAACGAGAATACCATGGAATTTTACGGCATCAGAAAGCACTCAACCGTACACTTGCTTCTACGACTGCGCGGAGGATAA
- the LOC140048969 gene encoding uncharacterized protein, with the protein MASSNDPSSISRFRWLIVCFANGITSEELKAAKSLVKDRLGARNYEDIKDTFDFFDKLQEGNHFHDGDTLLLRHILYEIGRNDLIEELNKYNSEYAVIARHYRKHPAASQGPFIGRKDRLEQLFYLLGEKHDGDGVATICTSGLPGMGKTRLAKIENHELLFVDLRELSSTESIFNAVLHTMGEDTTLLVDIDNLIWKLKKYKPKKAGGAVLLFDNTDRPLRTPKEGVKDDVYNNFVELIERIIECGNTCLKVLITTRMGLPRKLCARYEKCVESISIKADELEYDDARDILQYYAGRTDISDEEAQKLVHICGKCPLALKVTGSRLQDHTIPPKKLIKYLENRSDDVTQLGFYGDVNLETCLKNTIDSLPDNQKFCMIRLATVPGTFTSRAAMAILGMKRSQRVEVNLQL; encoded by the exons ATGGCGTCGTCAAACGATCCAAGCTCAATTAGTCGTTTTCGATGGCTTATCGTTTGTTTTGCGAACGGGATTACTAGTGAAGAATTGAAGGCGGCAAAATCACTCGTCAAAGACAGACTTGGGGCTAGAAATTATGAAGATATCAAGGATACGTTCGACTTTTTCGATAAGCTACAAGAAGGAAATCATTTCCACGATGGGGATACTCTCTTACTACGACACATCCTGTATGAGATTGGGCGGAATGATTTGATAGAAGAGCTTAATAAATATAACTCGGAATATGCCGTTATTGCTAGGCATTATCGGAAGCATCCTGCAGCTTCACAGGGTCCATTTATTGGTAGGAAAGATCGTCTTGAGCAATTGTTTTATCTCCTTGGAGAAAAACATGACGGCGATGGTGTGGCAACAATCTGCACCAGTGGACTTCCGGGTATGGGTAAAACTAGGCTAGCAAAGATAGAGAACCATGAGTTGCTGTTTGTTGACCTCCGGGAGCTGTCATCGACTGAGAGCATCTTTAATGCAGTTTTACATACGATGGGTGAAGATACAACTTTATTGGTTGATATTGATAATCTAATTTGGAAGTTGAAAAAATACAAACCAAAGAAAGCTG GTGGAGCTGTACTTTTGTTTGACAACACCGATCGCCCTCTAAGAACACCAAAAGAAGGAGTAAAGGACGACGTGTACAATAACTTTGTTGAACTTATAGAAAGAATTATTGAATGTGGGAACACCTGTCTAAAGGTTTTGATCACAACCAGAATGGGGCTTCCTCGAAAACTTTGTGCACGTTATGAGAAATGTGTGGAGTCTATTTCTATAAAAGCAGATGAACTGGAGTACGATGATGCAAGAGACATCCTGCAGTATTACGCTGGTAGGACCGATATATCTGATGAAGAAGCACAAAAGCTTGTACACATTTGTGGCAAGTGTCCATTGGCGTTGAAAGTAACAGGTAGTCGTCTGCAAGACCACACTATTCCACCTAAAAAACTGATTAAGTATTTGGAGAATCGCTCAGATGATGTCACCCAACTGGGATTTTATGGAGATGTCAATTTAGAAACTTGCTTGAAGAACACAATTGACAGCTTACCAGACAACCAAAAGTTCTGCATGATTCGACTTGCTACTGTTCCTGGTACTTTTACAAGTCGAGCAGCTATGGCAATTCTTGGAATGAAGCGATCACAGCGAGTAGAAGTGAACCTCCAACTTTAG
- the LOC140049280 gene encoding uncharacterized protein produces MAFRDQPGANRRNGFQIFVNNLQGQAIPFDVYPDTDVMGLKDMIFRRFGVAVGNQRLLYGGSQLNDGDTMEYLGIRMGMQATIHLVLRVHGG; encoded by the exons ATGGCTTTCAGGGATCAACCTGGTGCAAACCGAAGAAATGG TTTTCAGATATTTGTGAACAATCTTCAAGGTCAAGCTATACCATTTGACGTATATCCTGATACAGATGTAATGGGACTAAAAGATATGATATTCCGGAGATTTGGGGTTGCCGTAGGAAATCAACGACTATTGTATGGTGGTAGTCAGTTAAACGACGGGGACACCATGGAATATCTCGGCATTCGAATGGGAATGCAAGCAACAATTCACTTAGTTCTACGAGTACACGGAGGATAG